The window CAACGATGGCAGCGCCTTGCGCCTGCAAGCCAACACCCTCTGCGTACACGGCGACAACGCCAGTTCGGTCGCCGCCGTGCAACGCATTCGCGAGGCCCTGAATCAGCAGGATGCGCAATGAACCCAAGGATTGAAGTGGTGGCACTGGATTGCCTGATGCTGCGTCTGTTCGATGAAATTGCCGAGGCCAACATGCCGTGGATGCTGGCGGCCAGCGAGCGGTTGCGTCAGGCCTTCGGCACGCAGTTGATTGATCTGGTGCCGTCCTATACGACGTTGATGGTGCATTACGACCTGACTTCATTGAGTCCGAATCAGGCGCGGGAGTTGATTGCGCAGGCGCTGGTCGACCTGTCGCCGAATGCGCGAACCGGCGGCCAGTGTCATGTGCTGCCGGTCTGGTACGACCTGAGTGTCGGACCGGAACTGAGCTTGCTCGCCGAGCGCAGCGGTCTGGCGCTGGAGGAGGTGATTCGCCGTCACAGCGCCAGGGAATATCAGGTGTTCGCGCTCGGCTTTGCGCCGGGTTTCGCTTTCATGGGGTTGGTCGAAGAGATTCTGGCGGCGCCACGGCTGAGCACTCCACGGAAAAAAGTCGCGGCCGGCAGCGTCGGGATCGCCGAACGCCAGACCGCCGCCTATCCCGTGGTCTCCCCCGGCGGCTGGAACCTGATTGGCCGCACGCCCGCAAAGCTGTTTGACCGCAACCGCGATGGCTACAGCCTGATGCAACCCGGCGACACCGTGCGTTTCGAAGCGGTGAGCCATGCCGAATTCATCCGTTTTGGCGGCGATGACACGCCTCTGGAGGCGCTGGCATGAGCGGACTGAAGATTGAAGCGAGCACGCCGCTGTGCCTGTTGCAGGACGCAGGACGTTTTGGCGTGCGGCATCTGGGCGTGACCCAGGGCGGTGCGGCGGACTGGCGTTCGATGAGCTGGGCCAATTGGCTGCTGGGCAATGGGCTGGACGTGCCGGTGGTCGAAATTACCCTTGGCGGGTTTGCCGTGGTGGCTGAGGAGGACTGCTTGCTGGCATTGGCCGGAGCCGATCTCGGCGCGCAGATCGACGGGCAGCCAGTGGCGCCGTGGCGCAGTTTCAAACTGGCCCGAGGGCAGAAGTTGCAGTTCACTCAGCCGCTGCTCGGTGCCCGTGCTTATCTTGCCGCACCCGGTGGATTCGACGCGCCGAAGGTGTTGGGCAGCAGTGCTACGGTGGTGCGCGAAGAACTTGGCGGTCTGGATGGCATGGGCTTGCCGTTGGCCAAAGGCGCGACGCTGACTTATCAGGGGCACGCCTTGCTGGTTCGTGAGGTGCCGATGGAATATCGTCCGGATCTACGGCTGAATACGCCGCTGGATCTGGTGCTCGGTGCACAGATCGGCGAGTTCAGCGGGCAGAGTCTGTTTGATCTGTTCAACAGCGCGTGGACGCTCGACAGTCGCGCCGATCGCATGGGCATTCGCTTGCTCGGCAAGGCGTTGCAGTATCACGGCCAGCCGATGATTTCCGAGGGTATTCCGTTGGGGGCCGTGCAGGTGCCGCCGGATGGGCAACCGATTGTGCTGCTCAACGATCGGCAGACCATTGGCGGCTATCCGCGATTGGGGGCGCTGACGCCGTTGGCGTTGGCGCGGCTGGCGCAGTGTTTGCCGGGGGCCAAGGTGAGGTTGAGGCCGGTGGTGCAGGACGTCGCGCACCGGGAGCATGTCGAGTATTTGCAGCGCTTTATCAATCGCTAAAAGCATCGCGGGCAAGCCCGCTCCCACAGTGTCCGAGTTGTACTCGAAATTTATGTACACCACCGATACCTGTGGGAGCGGGCTTGCCCGCGATGGCGCCAGTCCAGACAACAACAATTATTTGGACAGAAACCGCATCCCTTCCTCAAGCCCACGCAGGGTCAGCGGATACATCTGATCCTCGATCAAATCGCGCACGATATTGGTCGACGAGGTATAGCCCCACGTATCTTTCGGATACGGATTGATCCAGATGAGCTTCTTGTACTTCTCCATGAAACGCTGCATCCACAGGTAGCCCGGCTCCTCGTTCCAGTGCTCGACGCTGCCGCCGGCCTGGGTGATTTCATAAGGTGCCATGGCCGCGTCGCCAATGAAGATCACTTTGTAGTCGGCGCCGTACTTGTGCAGCAGATCCTGAGTGGAGAAACGCTCGGAAGTGCGGCGCATGTTGTTCTTCCACACCGATTCATAAATGAAGTTGTGGAAGTAGAAGTACTCCAGATGCTTGAACTCGGTCTTGCAGGCCGAGAACAGTTCTTCGCAGATCTTCACGTGCGCGTCCATCGAGCCGCCGATGTCGAACAGCAACAGCAGCTTCACTGTGTTGCGCCGTTCCGGGCGCATCTGGATGTTGAGCAGGCCGGCGTCCTTGGCGGTGTGGTCGATGGTGCCGTCGATGTCCAGTTCTTCCGCCGCGCCCTGGCGGGCAAATTTACGCAGACGGCGCAGGGCTACCTTGATGTTGCGCGTGCCCAGTTCCACCGAGTCGTCGAGGTTCTTGTACTCGCGCTGATCCCAGACTTTGACTGCTTTGCCTTGGCGTTTGCCGGCATCGCCGACCCGAATGCCTTCCGGGTTGAAACCGCCGGAACCGAATGGGCTGGTGCCGCCGGTGCCGATCCATTTATTACCGCCGGCGTGGCGCTCCTTCTGTTCTTCCAGGCGCTTCTTGAACTCTTCGATCAGTTTGTCCAGGCCGCCGAGGGACTGGATCTGCGCGCGTTCCTCGTCAGTCAGCGAGCGCTCGAACTCCTTGCGCAACCAGTCTTCGGGAATCAGCGCCTGCAAGTGATCGTCGAGTTTTTCCAGACCATTGAAGTAGGCGCCGAACGCGCGGTCGAACTTGTCGAAATGCCGCTCGTCCTTCACCAGAATCGCCCGCGACAAGTAGTAAAACTCGTCCATGTCGGCGAAGGTCACGCGCTGTTTCAGCGCGTTGATCAGGTCGAGCAGTTCGCGCACCGACACCGGTACCTTGGCTGCACGCATTTCATTGAACAGGTTGAGCAACATGGCATCAGCCTCTTAGCGGGTGCCGCGACGGCTCATGAACGCCAGACGCTCAAGCAGTTGCACGTCCTGTTCGTTCTTCACCAAGGCACCCGCCAGTGGCGGAATCGCTTTGGTTGGATCGCGTTCACGCAGCACGGCTTCGCCGATGTTGTCGGCCATCAGCAGTTTCAGCCAGTCGACCAGTTCCGAGGTCGACGGCTTCTTCTTCAGACCGGGAACCTTGCGCACGTCGAAGAACACGTCCAGCGCTTCGCTGACCAGATCCTTCTTGATGTCGGGGTAATGCACGTCGACGATTTTCTGCAGGGTGGTGCGGTCGGGGAAGGCGATGTAGTGGAAGAAGCAGCGGCGCAGGAAGGCGTCCGGCAGCTCTTTCTCGTTGTTCGAGGTAATGATGATGATCGGGCGCTTCTTGGCCTTGATGGTCTCGTCGATCTCGTAAACGTAGAACTCCATCTTGTCGAGTTCTTGCAACAGGTCATTCGGGAACTCGATGTCGGCCTTGTCGATCTCGTCGATCAGCAGAATGACCCGCTCTTCGGACTCGAAAGCCTCCCAGAGCTTGCCTTTCTTCAGGTAGTTGCGCACGTCATGGACTTTCTCATTGCCCAGCTGCGAGTCGCGCAGACGGCTCACCGCGTCGTACTCGTACAGGCCCTGATGAGCCTTGGTGGTCGACTTGATGTGCCAGGTGATCAACTTGGCGCCGAAC of the Pseudomonas sp. Seg1 genome contains:
- a CDS encoding VWA domain-containing protein, whose product is MLLNLFNEMRAAKVPVSVRELLDLINALKQRVTFADMDEFYYLSRAILVKDERHFDKFDRAFGAYFNGLEKLDDHLQALIPEDWLRKEFERSLTDEERAQIQSLGGLDKLIEEFKKRLEEQKERHAGGNKWIGTGGTSPFGSGGFNPEGIRVGDAGKRQGKAVKVWDQREYKNLDDSVELGTRNIKVALRRLRKFARQGAAEELDIDGTIDHTAKDAGLLNIQMRPERRNTVKLLLLFDIGGSMDAHVKICEELFSACKTEFKHLEYFYFHNFIYESVWKNNMRRTSERFSTQDLLHKYGADYKVIFIGDAAMAPYEITQAGGSVEHWNEEPGYLWMQRFMEKYKKLIWINPYPKDTWGYTSSTNIVRDLIEDQMYPLTLRGLEEGMRFLSK
- a CDS encoding MoxR family ATPase translates to MKFEGTQAYVATDDLKLAVNAAITLERPLLVKGEPGTGKTMLAEQLAESFGAKLITWHIKSTTKAHQGLYEYDAVSRLRDSQLGNEKVHDVRNYLKKGKLWEAFESEERVILLIDEIDKADIEFPNDLLQELDKMEFYVYEIDETIKAKKRPIIIITSNNEKELPDAFLRRCFFHYIAFPDRTTLQKIVDVHYPDIKKDLVSEALDVFFDVRKVPGLKKKPSTSELVDWLKLLMADNIGEAVLRERDPTKAIPPLAGALVKNEQDVQLLERLAFMSRRGTR
- the pxpB gene encoding 5-oxoprolinase subunit PxpB — protein: MNPRIEVVALDCLMLRLFDEIAEANMPWMLAASERLRQAFGTQLIDLVPSYTTLMVHYDLTSLSPNQARELIAQALVDLSPNARTGGQCHVLPVWYDLSVGPELSLLAERSGLALEEVIRRHSAREYQVFALGFAPGFAFMGLVEEILAAPRLSTPRKKVAAGSVGIAERQTAAYPVVSPGGWNLIGRTPAKLFDRNRDGYSLMQPGDTVRFEAVSHAEFIRFGGDDTPLEALA
- a CDS encoding biotin-dependent carboxyltransferase family protein, which gives rise to MSGLKIEASTPLCLLQDAGRFGVRHLGVTQGGAADWRSMSWANWLLGNGLDVPVVEITLGGFAVVAEEDCLLALAGADLGAQIDGQPVAPWRSFKLARGQKLQFTQPLLGARAYLAAPGGFDAPKVLGSSATVVREELGGLDGMGLPLAKGATLTYQGHALLVREVPMEYRPDLRLNTPLDLVLGAQIGEFSGQSLFDLFNSAWTLDSRADRMGIRLLGKALQYHGQPMISEGIPLGAVQVPPDGQPIVLLNDRQTIGGYPRLGALTPLALARLAQCLPGAKVRLRPVVQDVAHREHVEYLQRFINR